A window from Candidatus Angelobacter sp. encodes these proteins:
- a CDS encoding non-ribosomal peptide synthetase, translated as LPLTVGARIVLATREEAADGAQLASKISKANVTVMQATPATWRLLLDSGWSGSRSLRIFCGGEALSRELANRLCECGAELWNLYGPTETTIWSSAARIERGNSPIIIGRPIANTQLYVLDRQLQPVPAGVPGELFIGGDGLARGYLNRPALTAEKFIGHPFSDDPDARLYRTGDLARRFPDGGVELLGRVDHQVKIRGFRIELGEIESILLQFPKVREAVVVAREDTPAGRRLAAYVTTYRQTTVSLNELRRFLREKLPDYMVPAAFVVLDKLPLTPNGKVDRRALPAPEQDRLKSDTAFAAPRAGLEQTVAAIWEEVLSLKNPGADDNFFDLGGHSLQVVQVQNKLRDRLGAELPVIKLFEYPTIRALAGYLGEKKKEEPVSQRIQERTQRQKASVEHKQFGARVRL; from the coding sequence CCTGCCACTGACCGTCGGTGCGCGTATCGTTCTGGCCACCCGGGAAGAGGCGGCGGACGGCGCCCAACTGGCCTCAAAAATCTCGAAGGCGAATGTCACGGTCATGCAGGCCACGCCCGCCACCTGGAGGTTGCTGCTCGATTCGGGATGGTCGGGCAGCCGGTCACTCAGGATTTTTTGTGGTGGCGAAGCGTTATCGCGGGAACTTGCCAACCGACTGTGCGAATGCGGTGCTGAATTATGGAACCTTTACGGGCCGACAGAAACCACGATCTGGTCCTCGGCCGCAAGAATCGAAAGAGGAAATTCGCCCATCATCATCGGCCGGCCGATCGCCAACACGCAACTCTATGTCCTCGACCGTCAGTTGCAGCCGGTTCCCGCGGGGGTGCCGGGCGAATTGTTCATCGGCGGTGATGGCCTGGCGCGCGGCTATCTTAACCGACCGGCGTTGACCGCTGAAAAATTCATTGGCCACCCGTTCAGTGACGATCCGGACGCGCGCCTTTATCGCACCGGCGATCTGGCCCGTCGCTTCCCGGATGGAGGCGTCGAACTGTTGGGACGCGTGGATCACCAGGTCAAGATTCGCGGGTTTCGCATTGAGTTGGGCGAAATCGAATCCATTCTGCTTCAATTCCCCAAGGTGCGCGAAGCAGTTGTCGTTGCGCGCGAGGACACCCCTGCGGGCAGGAGGCTCGCCGCGTACGTGACAACCTACCGGCAAACCACGGTTTCACTCAACGAGCTGCGAAGGTTTCTGCGTGAAAAATTGCCGGATTACATGGTGCCGGCCGCATTCGTGGTTCTGGACAAACTTCCATTGACGCCCAACGGCAAAGTGGACCGTCGCGCGCTACCGGCGCCGGAGCAAGATCGTTTGAAATCGGACACGGCATTCGCCGCGCCCCGGGCCGGGCTGGAACAAACCGTCGCCGCCATCTGGGAGGAGGTCCTGTCTCTCAAAAATCCGGGCGCGGATGACAACTTCTTCGACCTGGGTGGCCACTCGCTCCAGGTGGTACAGGTTCAAAACAAATTGCGGGACCGGCTTGGGGCGGAGCTGCCTGTCATCAAACTGTTCGAGTATCCGACCATCCGCGCGCTGGCGGGGTATCTCGGCGAAAAGAAAAAAGAGGAGCCCGTGTCGCAGAGAATTCAGGAACGAACGCAACGGCAGAAGGCGTCTGTCGAGCACAAACAATTTGGCGCCCGGGTGAGATTATGA